From one Longimicrobium sp. genomic stretch:
- a CDS encoding RNA polymerase sigma factor RpoD/SigA: MFLSSRALDSFDQYLQDVEKYPLIDDPAEERALAHRARAGDKQAAERLVTANLRFVISYVKKYQGRGLGLAELVCIGNEGLLKAVKKFDPDKGVKFISYAVWWIRQTVLQALAEQTRSVRIPLNQNSNLVRLSRVETALTQQLGRSPTDEEIADDMGEPVDTIRALRRVAASELSLDAPLDRGDRDSASFGERFAGSEAEQIEEEVESQARREFLEKMFEKYLTERERKILYLYYGLDEGEERTLEEIGSMLGVTRERIRQIRNRAFEKLRESADGAALEGFWALS, translated from the coding sequence ATGTTCTTGAGCTCACGGGCCCTGGATTCGTTCGACCAGTACCTGCAGGACGTCGAGAAATATCCCCTGATCGACGATCCCGCCGAGGAGCGCGCCCTTGCCCACCGGGCGCGCGCTGGAGACAAGCAGGCCGCCGAGCGTCTCGTGACGGCGAACCTCCGTTTCGTGATCTCCTACGTGAAGAAGTACCAGGGCCGCGGCCTTGGGCTGGCCGAGCTGGTGTGCATCGGCAACGAGGGACTCCTGAAGGCCGTGAAGAAGTTCGATCCGGACAAGGGGGTGAAGTTCATCTCGTACGCCGTCTGGTGGATCCGCCAGACCGTGCTGCAGGCCCTGGCCGAGCAGACGCGGTCGGTGCGCATTCCGCTCAACCAGAACAGCAACCTGGTGCGCCTGTCGCGCGTGGAGACGGCCCTTACGCAGCAGCTGGGCCGCTCGCCGACCGACGAGGAGATCGCCGACGACATGGGCGAGCCGGTGGACACCATTCGCGCCCTGCGCCGCGTGGCCGCCAGCGAGCTTTCGCTCGACGCCCCGCTGGACCGCGGCGACCGTGACAGCGCCAGCTTCGGCGAGCGCTTCGCGGGCAGCGAGGCCGAGCAGATCGAGGAAGAGGTAGAGTCGCAGGCGCGGCGCGAGTTCCTGGAAAAGATGTTCGAGAAGTACCTCACCGAGCGCGAGCGCAAGATCCTGTACCTGTACTACGGGCTCGACGAGGGCGAGGAGCGCACGCTCGAGGAGATCGGCTCCATGCTGGGCGTCACGCGCGAGCGCATCCGCCAGATCCGCAACCGCGCGTTCGAGAAGCTGCGCGAAAGCGCGGACGGCGCGGCCCTCGAGGGGTTCTGGGCGTTGTCGTAA
- a CDS encoding APC family permease has protein sequence MSVPHAAPHAAPADHDTGTFVDELPRRLGIWSAAAVLVGSTIGSGIFRVPAPVAERVGTLGAFSLIWIVGALVALMGALTIAELAAMFPRSGGVYVFLREAYGPLPAFLFGWTELLVIRPSALGAIAMIFAEYAGRMFGYGPGWVRWVAAGAILLLGLANIRSVKWGSIVQNLSTGAKVIAIVGLAFAAFLLGDGGGGALASPNGLAPTSWVGFGLALVSVMWAYDGWADLTFMAGEVKDPGRTMPRAIIGGVLAVAAIYLTIVAGYLYAMTMPEMAKSTLVASDVAQKVFGPVGASVVAGMVMISTFGALNGSTMTGPRILYAMAADGNFFSPIAAVHPRWKTPYAAIGLAASLGIAYVLGRSFQQLADSFVLGIWPFYALSVLAVFRLRRTRPDLPRPYRTAGYPVVPVLFLVGACGMLLNSAINDTANSALGFGIILLGIPAYYLWRAVSKA, from the coding sequence ATGAGCGTACCGCATGCGGCGCCGCACGCCGCGCCCGCAGACCACGACACCGGCACCTTCGTCGACGAGCTCCCGCGCAGGCTGGGCATCTGGAGCGCGGCGGCGGTGCTGGTGGGCTCCACCATCGGCAGCGGCATCTTTCGCGTGCCCGCCCCCGTGGCCGAACGGGTGGGCACGCTGGGCGCCTTTTCACTGATCTGGATCGTCGGCGCGCTGGTGGCGCTGATGGGCGCGCTGACCATCGCCGAGCTGGCGGCCATGTTCCCGCGCTCGGGGGGCGTCTACGTCTTCCTGCGCGAGGCGTACGGGCCGCTCCCCGCGTTCCTCTTCGGCTGGACGGAGCTGCTGGTGATCCGCCCCTCGGCGCTGGGGGCCATCGCCATGATCTTCGCCGAGTACGCGGGGCGGATGTTCGGCTACGGGCCGGGGTGGGTGCGGTGGGTGGCGGCCGGCGCCATCCTGCTGCTGGGGCTGGCCAACATCCGCTCGGTGAAGTGGGGCTCGATCGTCCAGAACCTGAGCACGGGCGCCAAGGTGATCGCCATCGTGGGGCTGGCCTTCGCCGCGTTCCTGCTGGGGGACGGCGGCGGCGGCGCGCTGGCCAGCCCCAACGGCCTGGCGCCTACCTCGTGGGTGGGCTTCGGCCTGGCGCTGGTGTCGGTGATGTGGGCGTACGACGGCTGGGCGGACCTCACCTTCATGGCGGGCGAGGTGAAGGACCCGGGCCGCACCATGCCGCGCGCCATCATCGGCGGAGTGCTGGCGGTGGCGGCCATCTACCTGACCATCGTGGCCGGCTACCTGTACGCGATGACGATGCCCGAGATGGCCAAGAGCACGCTGGTGGCCTCGGACGTGGCGCAGAAGGTCTTTGGGCCGGTGGGCGCCTCGGTGGTGGCGGGGATGGTGATGATCTCCACCTTCGGCGCCCTGAACGGGTCCACGATGACGGGGCCGCGCATCCTGTACGCGATGGCGGCGGACGGCAACTTCTTCAGCCCCATCGCGGCGGTGCACCCCCGGTGGAAGACGCCGTACGCGGCCATCGGGCTGGCCGCCAGCCTGGGGATCGCGTACGTGCTGGGGCGCAGCTTCCAGCAGCTGGCCGATTCGTTCGTGCTGGGGATCTGGCCCTTCTACGCGCTGAGCGTGCTGGCCGTGTTTCGCCTGCGCCGCACCCGGCCGGACCTGCCGCGGCCCTACCGCACGGCAGGGTATCCCGTGGTGCCGGTGCTGTTCCTGGTGGGCGCCTGCGGCATGCTGCTGAACTCGGCCATCAACGACACCGCCAACTCGGCGCTGGGCTTCGGAATCATCCTGCTGGGCATCCCCGCGTACTACCTGTGGCGCGCCGTGTCGAAGGCCTGA
- a CDS encoding S9 family peptidase codes for MSHTLVTRRALLAVLALSTAVPQASPAQRQDPSRLSVERIFASPEFRLQSLPAVQWMNDGQRFTFVGADGDLMVEDAATGTRSVIVDADALVPAGAGEAIDIEDYQWSDDERKLLVYTNSQPVWRANTKGTFYVWDVAARRLTPVSTAAGWQQFAKFSPDGGKVGFVRDNDLFVTDLATGRETRLTRDGGEQIINGTFDWVYEEELGLQDGWRWSPDGRRIAYWRIDQSPVRTFYMMQETDSLYAQPVALRYPKAGTPNPIARIGVVSAEGGETRWMDTGSDPSVLLARMEWAASPSEIVIQRTNRIQNRLDVMVADAGTGRSRVLFTETDSAWVDVGDDFRWLNGGRQFLWTSERDGFNHLYVYNRDGSLARQLTRGDWEVTSVLGIDEKNGWVYFGATEEGPTERHVYRVRLNGRGGVQQVSRERGTHVAALSPAGTYWLDFHSQAGVPPVISLRRPDGAHVRTLADNARVRQTLEALAIRKPEFIQVPGADGAMLNATIIRPANFDPSKKYPVLMYVYGGPGSQTATDAWGGNRYLWHQVMAQNGYLVVSVDNRGTGGRGRDFKKVTYLRLGEHEAADQVAAAQWLARQPYVDAQRIGIWGWSYGGFMTAFSMMQPGSPFKAGVSVAPVADWGLYDTIYTERFMRTPQENPEGYRRSPVGEAANLRGKLLLVHGTGDDNVHFQNSVRLANALQAAGKQFTFMAYPNRNHSISGGPTSAHLFTMMTDWVLANL; via the coding sequence ATGTCACACACTCTCGTCACCCGCCGCGCGCTGCTGGCCGTGCTGGCGCTGTCCACGGCCGTGCCGCAGGCGTCGCCCGCGCAGCGGCAGGACCCGTCGCGGCTTTCCGTCGAGCGCATCTTCGCCTCGCCCGAGTTCCGCCTGCAGTCGCTGCCGGCGGTGCAGTGGATGAACGACGGCCAGCGCTTCACCTTCGTGGGCGCCGACGGCGACCTGATGGTGGAGGACGCCGCCACCGGGACCCGGTCCGTGATCGTGGACGCCGACGCGCTGGTGCCCGCGGGGGCGGGCGAAGCCATCGACATCGAGGACTACCAGTGGTCCGACGACGAGCGCAAGCTGCTGGTGTACACCAACAGCCAGCCCGTCTGGCGCGCCAACACCAAGGGCACCTTCTACGTGTGGGACGTCGCCGCGCGCCGGCTGACGCCCGTCTCCACCGCCGCCGGCTGGCAGCAGTTCGCCAAGTTCTCGCCCGACGGCGGCAAGGTGGGCTTCGTTCGCGACAACGACCTCTTCGTCACCGACCTGGCCACCGGGCGCGAGACGCGGCTGACGCGCGATGGCGGCGAGCAGATCATCAACGGCACCTTCGACTGGGTATACGAGGAGGAGCTGGGGCTGCAGGACGGCTGGCGGTGGAGCCCCGACGGGCGGCGCATCGCCTACTGGCGCATCGACCAGTCTCCCGTGCGCACCTTCTACATGATGCAGGAGACGGACAGCCTGTACGCGCAGCCGGTGGCGCTTCGCTATCCCAAGGCGGGCACCCCCAACCCCATCGCCCGCATCGGCGTGGTGAGCGCGGAGGGCGGCGAGACGCGGTGGATGGACACGGGGAGCGACCCGTCGGTGCTGCTGGCGCGGATGGAGTGGGCGGCCTCGCCGTCGGAGATCGTCATCCAGCGCACCAACCGCATCCAGAACCGCCTGGACGTGATGGTGGCCGACGCCGGGACGGGGCGCAGCCGCGTGCTGTTCACCGAAACCGACAGCGCCTGGGTGGACGTGGGCGACGACTTCCGCTGGCTGAACGGCGGGCGCCAGTTCCTGTGGACGAGCGAGCGCGACGGCTTCAACCACCTGTACGTGTACAACCGCGATGGCTCGCTGGCCCGCCAGCTGACGCGCGGCGACTGGGAGGTCACCAGCGTCCTGGGGATCGACGAGAAGAACGGCTGGGTGTACTTCGGCGCCACGGAGGAAGGGCCCACCGAGCGGCACGTGTACCGCGTGCGGCTGAACGGGCGCGGCGGCGTGCAGCAGGTGAGCCGCGAGCGGGGGACGCACGTGGCCGCGCTGAGCCCGGCGGGCACCTACTGGCTGGACTTCCACTCCCAGGCCGGCGTGCCGCCCGTCATCTCGCTGCGGCGGCCGGACGGCGCGCACGTGCGCACCCTGGCCGACAACGCCCGCGTGCGGCAGACGCTGGAGGCGCTGGCCATCCGCAAGCCCGAGTTCATCCAGGTGCCCGGGGCCGACGGGGCGATGCTGAACGCGACCATCATCCGCCCGGCCAACTTCGATCCGTCGAAGAAGTACCCGGTGCTGATGTACGTGTACGGCGGGCCGGGCTCGCAGACGGCGACGGACGCCTGGGGCGGCAACCGGTACCTGTGGCACCAGGTGATGGCCCAGAACGGCTACCTGGTGGTCAGCGTCGACAACCGCGGCACGGGCGGGCGCGGGCGCGACTTCAAGAAGGTGACGTACCTGCGGCTGGGCGAGCACGAGGCGGCCGACCAGGTCGCCGCGGCCCAGTGGCTGGCGCGGCAGCCGTACGTCGACGCGCAGCGCATCGGCATCTGGGGGTGGAGCTACGGCGGCTTCATGACGGCGTTCAGCATGATGCAGCCGGGTTCGCCCTTCAAGGCCGGCGTGTCGGTGGCTCCCGTGGCCGACTGGGGGCTGTACGACACCATCTACACCGAGCGCTTCATGCGCACCCCGCAGGAAAACCCCGAGGGGTACCGCCGCAGCCCTGTGGGCGAGGCCGCCAACCTGCGCGGCAAGCTGCTGCTGGTGCACGGCACGGGCGACGACAACGTGCATTTTCAGAACAGCGTGCGGCTCGCCAACGCGCTGCAGGCCGCGGGCAAGCAGTTCACCTTCATGGCCTACCCCAACCGCAACCACTCCATCTCGGGCGGGCCCACCAGCGCGCACCTGTTCACCATGATGACCGACTGGGTGCTGGCGAACCTGTGA
- a CDS encoding mercuric reductase — protein MAHDPTSIPAVQPLDSHNRRLLENVHPTTWTNPTPPKGGYHLVVVGAGTAGLVTAAIGAAVGARVALIERALMGGDCLNVGCVPSKALLAAAKSWHAAREAAERYGGPAAGGDGDFGAVMERMRRIRADLSPVDGAARFRDQIGVDVYLGDGRFVSNDAVEVDGKRLRFHRAVIATGGRAAVPDVHGLADSGYLTNETFYSLTERPEHLAILGGGPIGCEMAQAVVRLGGRVTLIESGERLLKNDDPDAGEVVASALRRDDVKVLLGARVKSVRADGAGKTLRISHEGAVRTMAASHLLVAAGRAPNVEGLGLEQAGVGVDEHGVAVDERMRTSNPRVYAIGDVASKFKFTHAADAHARMVVRNALFFGRGKVADLVIPWCTYTSPEVAHVGISPDEVRQRGDHVQTITIQMEEVDRARLEGTTEGFFRVHLKAGSDTILGATLVGEHAGDLITQVTQAMTAGIGLGKLGEVIYPYPTTAEVIRKAADAWRRGKLTPTAKKAFGIFFKLVK, from the coding sequence ATGGCTCACGATCCGACCTCCATCCCCGCGGTGCAGCCGCTGGATTCGCACAACCGGCGGCTGCTGGAGAACGTCCATCCCACCACGTGGACCAATCCCACGCCGCCGAAGGGCGGCTACCACCTCGTGGTCGTCGGCGCGGGGACGGCGGGGCTGGTGACCGCCGCCATCGGCGCGGCGGTCGGCGCGCGGGTGGCGCTCATCGAGCGTGCCTTGATGGGGGGCGACTGCCTGAACGTGGGCTGCGTTCCGTCGAAGGCCCTGCTCGCGGCGGCCAAATCGTGGCACGCGGCGCGGGAGGCGGCGGAGCGGTACGGCGGTCCCGCGGCGGGCGGGGATGGCGATTTCGGCGCGGTGATGGAGCGCATGCGCCGCATCCGCGCCGACCTCAGTCCCGTGGACGGCGCCGCGCGCTTCCGCGACCAGATCGGTGTCGACGTGTACCTGGGCGATGGGCGCTTCGTGTCCAACGACGCCGTGGAGGTGGATGGAAAGCGCCTGCGCTTTCACCGCGCCGTGATCGCCACCGGCGGACGCGCTGCGGTTCCGGACGTTCACGGGCTGGCGGATTCCGGCTATCTCACCAACGAAACCTTCTACTCGCTCACCGAGCGCCCCGAGCACCTGGCCATCCTCGGCGGCGGACCGATCGGGTGCGAGATGGCGCAGGCCGTCGTGCGCCTGGGCGGGCGTGTGACCCTCATCGAGTCCGGCGAGCGCCTGCTGAAGAACGACGATCCCGACGCCGGCGAAGTGGTCGCGTCCGCGCTCCGGCGGGACGACGTCAAGGTCCTGCTGGGTGCGCGCGTGAAGTCGGTGCGGGCGGACGGGGCGGGGAAGACCCTGCGGATTTCGCACGAAGGCGCAGTGCGGACGATGGCGGCTTCGCACCTGCTGGTGGCCGCCGGACGCGCGCCGAACGTGGAAGGACTGGGGCTGGAGCAGGCCGGCGTGGGAGTCGATGAGCACGGCGTGGCGGTGGATGAGCGGATGCGCACCTCCAACCCGCGCGTCTACGCCATCGGCGACGTAGCATCCAAGTTCAAGTTCACCCACGCGGCCGACGCGCACGCGCGAATGGTGGTGCGCAACGCCCTCTTCTTCGGGCGCGGCAAGGTCGCGGACCTGGTGATCCCCTGGTGCACCTACACCTCGCCCGAGGTGGCGCACGTGGGCATTTCTCCCGACGAGGTTCGGCAGCGCGGCGACCACGTGCAGACCATCACCATCCAGATGGAGGAGGTGGACCGGGCGCGGCTGGAAGGCACCACGGAGGGATTCTTCCGCGTCCACCTGAAGGCGGGTTCTGACACCATCCTGGGCGCCACCCTCGTGGGCGAGCACGCCGGCGATCTCATCACGCAGGTGACGCAGGCGATGACGGCGGGGATCGGGCTGGGGAAGCTGGGCGAGGTGATCTACCCGTATCCCACCACGGCCGAAGTCATCCGCAAGGCGGCGGACGCCTGGCGCCGCGGCAAGCTGACGCCTACGGCCAAGAAGGCGTTCGGAATCTTCTTCAAGCTGGTGAAGTGA
- a CDS encoding DUF1801 domain-containing protein, producing the protein MASSKAATVEEYLQELPEDRREVVSTVRDVILRNLPDGYTETMAWGMITYGIPLERYPTTYNGQPLGYVALAAQKNSYSLYLLGAYMDPAQEEALLEAFRREGKKLDMGKSCVRFKKTADLPLDDIGQLIAATTPEQFIARYEASRAR; encoded by the coding sequence ATGGCGAGCAGCAAGGCCGCGACCGTCGAAGAGTACCTCCAGGAACTGCCGGAAGACCGCCGCGAGGTCGTCTCCACCGTGCGCGACGTCATCCTCCGCAACCTTCCGGACGGCTACACGGAAACGATGGCGTGGGGGATGATCACCTACGGCATTCCCCTGGAGCGCTATCCCACCACCTACAACGGCCAGCCGCTGGGATACGTGGCGCTCGCCGCGCAAAAGAACAGCTACTCGCTGTACCTGTTGGGCGCGTACATGGACCCGGCGCAGGAGGAGGCGCTGCTCGAGGCGTTCCGGCGGGAGGGGAAGAAGCTGGACATGGGCAAGTCGTGCGTCCGCTTCAAGAAAACCGCGGACCTGCCACTCGACGACATCGGCCAGCTCATCGCCGCGACCACGCCCGAGCAGTTCATCGCACGCTACGAAGCCAGCCGCGCCCGGTGA